Proteins co-encoded in one Enterobacter sp. R4-368 genomic window:
- the miaA gene encoding tRNA (adenosine(37)-N6)-dimethylallyltransferase MiaA translates to MSEVSKAGLPKAIFLMGPTASGKTALAIELRKVLPVELISVDSALIYRGMDIGTAKPSAEELQAAPHRLLDILDPAVAYSAADFRRDALAEMKEITDAGRIPLLVGGTMLYFKALLEGLSPLPSADAQVRADIEKQAAERGWEALHQQLREIDPVAAARIHPNDPQRLSRALEVFFISGKTLTDLTQTSGDALPYQVHQFAIAPASRELLHQRIEQRFHQMLASGFEAEVRALFARGDLHTDMPSVRCVGYRQMWSYIEGEISYDEMVYRGICATRQLAKRQITWLRGWDGVHWLESEKPEKSYRDVLQVVSAIAG, encoded by the coding sequence ATGAGTGAAGTGAGTAAGGCTGGCCTGCCGAAGGCTATTTTTTTGATGGGGCCCACGGCCTCCGGCAAAACCGCATTAGCCATTGAGCTTCGTAAAGTTTTGCCAGTAGAGTTGATAAGCGTAGATTCAGCCCTTATCTATCGGGGAATGGATATTGGTACCGCCAAGCCGAGCGCGGAAGAGTTACAGGCTGCGCCGCACCGGTTGTTGGATATTCTCGATCCGGCGGTAGCCTATTCCGCCGCTGATTTTCGCCGCGATGCGCTGGCGGAGATGAAAGAGATAACCGATGCAGGGCGAATTCCTCTGCTGGTGGGCGGTACGATGCTCTACTTTAAGGCGTTGCTGGAAGGGTTATCGCCTCTTCCGTCGGCAGACGCGCAAGTGCGAGCAGACATAGAAAAACAGGCGGCAGAGCGTGGATGGGAAGCGTTGCATCAGCAGTTGCGGGAGATCGATCCCGTTGCAGCAGCGCGGATTCATCCAAATGATCCGCAAAGGCTTTCCCGGGCACTGGAAGTTTTTTTCATTTCGGGTAAAACTTTAACGGATCTGACGCAAACGTCAGGAGACGCTCTGCCTTACCAGGTGCATCAGTTCGCCATCGCCCCGGCGAGCCGTGAACTGCTCCATCAACGAATCGAGCAGCGTTTTCATCAGATGTTGGCTTCAGGTTTTGAAGCAGAAGTGCGGGCGCTTTTTGCTCGTGGTGATTTGCATACGGATATGCCTTCCGTTCGTTGTGTGGGATACCGCCAGATGTGGTCATACATTGAAGGCGAAATTTCATACGATGAAATGGTTTATCGAGGTATTTGCGCGACGAGGCAGTTAGCCAAGCGGCAGATAACCTGGTTGCGGGGCTGGGATGGCGTTCACTGGTTAGAGAGTGAAAAGCCGGAAAAGTCTTACCGTGACGTGCTACAGGTTGTTAGTGCTATCGCAGGGTGA
- the hfq gene encoding RNA chaperone Hfq — protein sequence MAKGQSLQDPFLNALRRERVPVSIYLVNGIKLQGQIESFDQFVILLKNTVSQMVYKHAISTVVPSRPVSHHSNNAGGGTSSNYHHGSNAQGSAQQEGEETE from the coding sequence ATGGCTAAGGGGCAATCTTTACAAGATCCGTTCCTGAACGCACTGCGTCGGGAACGTGTTCCAGTTTCAATTTATTTGGTGAATGGTATTAAGCTGCAAGGGCAAATTGAGTCTTTCGATCAGTTCGTGATCCTGTTGAAAAACACGGTCAGTCAGATGGTCTATAAGCACGCGATTTCAACTGTTGTTCCATCTCGTCCGGTTTCTCATCACAGCAACAATGCCGGCGGCGGTACCAGCAGTAACTACCATCACGGTAGCAACGCGCAGGGCTCTGCACAGCAGGAAGGCGAAGAGACCGAATAA
- the hflX gene encoding ribosome rescue GTPase HflX has protein sequence MFDRYDAGEQAVLVHIYFSQDKDMEDLQEFESLVSSAGVEAMQVITGSRKAPHPKYFVGEGKAVEIADAVKSAGASVVLFDHALTPAQERNLERLCECRVIDRTGLILDIFAQRARTHEGKLQVELAQLRHLATRLVRGWTHLERQKGGIGLRGPGETQLETDRRLLRNRITQILSRLEKVEKQREQGRRSRTKADIPTVSLVGYTNAGKSTLFNQITEAQVYAADQLFATLDPTLRRIDVADVGETVLADTVGFIRHLPHDLVAAFKATLQETRQATLLLHVIDAADVRVQENIDAVNTVLEEIEAHDIPTLLVMNKIDMLDDFEPRIDRDEENKPIRVWLSAQTGVGVPLLFQALTERLAGEVAQHTLRLPPQEGRLRSRFHQLQAIEKEWMEDDGSVGMQVRMPIVDWRRLCKQEPALEEYVV, from the coding sequence TTGTTTGACCGTTATGACGCCGGTGAGCAGGCGGTACTGGTACACATCTATTTTTCGCAAGACAAAGATATGGAAGACCTCCAGGAGTTTGAATCTCTGGTCTCTTCCGCCGGTGTCGAAGCAATGCAGGTGATTACCGGTAGCCGTAAAGCACCGCATCCAAAATATTTTGTTGGTGAAGGTAAAGCAGTTGAAATTGCGGATGCCGTAAAATCTGCGGGCGCTTCTGTTGTGCTCTTTGATCATGCGCTAACCCCAGCCCAGGAACGTAACCTGGAGAGACTGTGCGAATGTCGAGTCATCGATCGCACCGGTCTGATATTAGATATTTTTGCCCAGCGTGCGCGTACGCATGAGGGGAAATTGCAAGTTGAGCTGGCACAGTTGCGCCATCTGGCGACACGCCTTGTGCGTGGCTGGACCCACCTTGAACGACAAAAGGGCGGCATTGGTTTGCGCGGTCCGGGTGAAACCCAGCTCGAAACCGACCGTCGTTTGTTGCGTAATCGCATTACTCAGATCCTCTCGCGCCTTGAAAAGGTTGAAAAGCAGCGTGAACAGGGGCGTCGTTCCCGCACGAAAGCCGATATTCCAACGGTCTCGCTGGTGGGGTATACCAACGCCGGTAAATCCACGCTGTTTAATCAGATAACGGAAGCGCAGGTCTATGCGGCCGATCAGCTATTCGCCACCCTCGATCCGACGTTGCGTCGTATTGATGTCGCGGATGTCGGTGAAACGGTGCTGGCAGACACGGTAGGGTTTATTCGCCACTTGCCGCACGATTTGGTTGCCGCGTTTAAAGCAACCTTGCAGGAGACACGCCAGGCGACGTTGTTACTGCATGTGATTGACGCCGCCGATGTGCGAGTACAGGAAAACATCGATGCAGTGAACACCGTGCTGGAAGAGATTGAGGCACACGATATCCCGACGCTGCTGGTGATGAACAAAATCGATATGCTGGACGATTTCGAACCGCGTATTGACCGGGATGAAGAGAACAAACCGATCCGTGTCTGGCTCTCCGCGCAGACAGGGGTTGGCGTACCACTGTTATTCCAGGCTTTGACTGAGCGTCTTGCGGGTGAAGTGGCGCAGCACACGCTGCGATTACCGCCGCAGGAAGGGCGTCTGAGAAGTCGGTTTCACCAGCTTCAGGCAATAGAAAAAGAGTGGATGGAAGACGATGGCAGCGTAGGTATGCAGGTGCGTATGCCGATCGTCGACTGGCGTCGACTCTGTAAACAAGAACCGGCACTCGAAGAGTACGTCGTTTGA
- the hflK gene encoding FtsH protease activity modulator HflK encodes MAWNQPGNNGQDRDPWGSSKPGGNSEGNGNKGGRDQGPPDLDDIFRKLSKKLGGLGGGKSTGGGNPGSSGPRGQASGRIVGIVAAAVVIIWAATGFYTIKEAERGVVTRLGKFSHLVEPGLNWKPNFIDEVTPVNVESVRELAASGVMLTSDENVVRVEMNVQYRITDPERYLFSVTSADDSLRQATDSALRGVIGKYTMDRILTEGRTVIRSDTQRELEETIRPYNMGITLLDVNFQAARPPEEVKAAFDDAIAARENEQQYIREAEAYTNEVQPRANGQAQRILEEARAYKTQTILEAQGEVARFAKILPEYKAAPEITRERLYIETMEKVLSHTRKVLVNDKGGNLMVLPLDQMLKGGNAAPAAKSDNSGANNLLRLPPASSSSSSANSAPATSAGDIMDQRRVNAQRNDYQRQGE; translated from the coding sequence ATGGCGTGGAATCAGCCCGGTAACAACGGACAAGACCGCGACCCGTGGGGAAGCAGCAAACCAGGCGGCAACTCTGAGGGAAATGGAAACAAAGGCGGTCGCGATCAGGGACCACCTGATCTGGATGATATTTTCCGTAAACTGAGTAAAAAACTCGGTGGCCTGGGCGGTGGTAAAAGCACCGGCGGCGGTAATCCGGGTTCTTCTGGCCCACGCGGTCAGGCGAGCGGGCGTATTGTGGGTATCGTTGCCGCAGCGGTCGTTATTATCTGGGCTGCAACCGGGTTCTACACCATTAAAGAAGCCGAACGTGGCGTTGTGACCCGTTTGGGCAAGTTCAGCCATTTGGTTGAACCGGGTTTGAACTGGAAACCGAACTTTATCGATGAAGTGACGCCAGTAAACGTGGAATCCGTGCGTGAACTGGCGGCATCTGGCGTGATGCTGACGTCTGATGAAAACGTCGTGCGCGTTGAAATGAACGTGCAGTATCGCATTACCGATCCTGAGCGCTATCTGTTTAGCGTTACCAGCGCCGATGACAGCCTGCGTCAGGCAACGGACAGCGCGCTGCGTGGCGTCATCGGTAAATACACCATGGATCGTATTCTGACCGAAGGCCGTACCGTTATTCGTAGCGATACCCAGCGCGAACTGGAAGAAACCATTCGCCCGTATAACATGGGGATTACCCTGCTGGACGTTAACTTCCAGGCCGCTCGTCCGCCGGAAGAGGTGAAAGCCGCGTTTGATGATGCCATTGCCGCCCGTGAAAACGAGCAGCAGTACATCCGTGAAGCCGAAGCTTACACCAACGAAGTTCAGCCGCGTGCGAACGGTCAGGCGCAGCGTATCCTCGAAGAGGCGCGCGCGTATAAAACGCAAACCATCCTGGAAGCACAGGGTGAAGTGGCGCGCTTTGCTAAGATCCTGCCGGAATATAAAGCCGCGCCGGAAATTACGCGCGAGCGTCTGTATATCGAAACCATGGAAAAAGTGCTGAGCCATACCCGTAAAGTGCTGGTTAACGATAAAGGCGGCAACCTGATGGTGCTGCCGCTGGATCAGATGCTGAAAGGGGGTAACGCCGCTCCTGCAGCAAAGAGTGACAACAGTGGCGCGAACAACTTGCTGCGTCTGCCGCCAGCGTCAAGCTCCAGTAGCAGCGCCAACAGCGCCCCCGCAACGTCTGCGGGAGATATCATGGACCAACGCCGCGTTAACGCGCAGCGTAACGACTACCAGCGTCAGGGGGAATAA